From a single Serratia surfactantfaciens genomic region:
- a CDS encoding RpoE-regulated lipoprotein, with protein sequence MNIRPLLLGLPLLLTGCSSMSNFSWSSLSPFNWFGSSLEVGAKGVGKLNAGTPMSESAINDGLDGNYRLRGGMATNNGQIVSYYQALSGDEVKLVITGEPKGRLQRVDVMDPKVATEWGNKLGTPFGDMYSKAFGSCKPGSGEDAGKVECVAEQSKYVTYIFSGKWAGAQDIIPPDDTLKSWTVSKIVWHAKPQQ encoded by the coding sequence ATGAATATTCGCCCCCTGCTGTTAGGGCTTCCGCTGTTACTGACCGGCTGTTCGAGCATGTCCAATTTCTCCTGGTCCAGCCTGTCGCCGTTCAACTGGTTCGGCAGCAGCCTGGAGGTCGGCGCCAAGGGCGTCGGCAAGCTCAACGCCGGCACGCCGATGTCGGAAAGCGCCATCAACGACGGGCTGGACGGCAACTACCGCCTGCGCGGCGGCATGGCGACCAACAACGGCCAGATCGTCTCTTACTATCAGGCGCTGTCCGGCGACGAAGTGAAGCTGGTGATCACCGGCGAACCGAAAGGGCGCCTGCAGCGGGTGGACGTGATGGATCCTAAAGTGGCGACGGAGTGGGGCAACAAGCTCGGCACGCCGTTCGGCGACATGTACAGCAAGGCGTTCGGTTCCTGTAAACCGGGCAGCGGCGAAGACGCCGGCAAGGTGGAGTGCGTGGCGGAGCAGAGCAAGTACGTCACCTACATCTTCAGCGGCAAGTGGGCCGGGGCGCAGGATATCATCCCGCCGGACGACACCCTGAAAAGCTGGACGGTCAGCAAGATCGTTTGGCACGCCAAACCGCAGCAGTAA
- a CDS encoding DUF2919 domain-containing protein produces the protein MKPFSPRFSPDDFDQHGTLRLPLGFWAVLILQARTWLLFVMAGASREQGESLLALFYPDTQRFWYGMLLGLPAALAFLLSGRRHQWPRLWRGWRWVLAASLLASLGGSLFSLWRQDGDAPGLELALALFDALALSYLLLNARLKACFAPAEQAD, from the coding sequence TTGAAGCCATTCTCACCCCGCTTTTCCCCGGACGATTTCGATCAGCACGGCACGCTGCGGCTGCCGCTGGGGTTTTGGGCCGTGCTGATTCTGCAGGCGCGCACCTGGCTGCTGTTCGTGATGGCCGGCGCTTCGCGCGAGCAGGGCGAAAGCTTGCTGGCGCTGTTTTATCCGGATACCCAACGCTTTTGGTACGGCATGCTGCTCGGTCTGCCGGCGGCGCTGGCGTTTTTGCTGAGCGGCCGTCGCCACCAATGGCCGCGGCTGTGGCGCGGCTGGCGCTGGGTGTTGGCAGCCTCTCTGCTGGCGTCGCTCGGCGGCTCGCTGTTCAGCCTGTGGCGCCAGGACGGCGATGCGCCGGGGCTGGAGTTGGCGTTGGCGCTGTTCGACGCGCTGGCGCTGAGCTATCTGCTGCTGAATGCGCGCCTGAAAGCCTGTTTCGCGCCGGCGGAGCAGGCTGACTAA
- a CDS encoding YgiW/YdeI family stress tolerance OB fold protein — MKKLTLAALIALCSAPVLAQQGGFLDPAAPQAQTQPAPQGGFSGPSAALTTVDKVKSLSDDTWVMLQGNIEQRIGDETYTFRDATGTLTVDIDRKRWNGQTVTPKDKVQLEGKVDKDWNSLEVDVKTVKKLP, encoded by the coding sequence ATGAAAAAACTGACTCTGGCCGCTCTGATCGCGCTGTGCAGCGCACCGGTACTGGCGCAACAAGGCGGGTTCCTCGATCCGGCCGCGCCGCAGGCGCAAACACAGCCTGCTCCGCAGGGCGGTTTCTCCGGCCCCAGCGCGGCGCTGACCACCGTGGACAAGGTGAAATCGCTGAGCGACGACACCTGGGTGATGCTGCAGGGCAACATCGAACAGCGCATCGGCGACGAAACCTATACCTTCCGCGACGCCACCGGCACTCTGACGGTCGATATCGACCGCAAACGCTGGAACGGCCAGACCGTTACGCCGAAAGACAAGGTGCAGTTGGAAGGTAAAGTGGATAAAGACTGGAACAGCCTCGAAGTGGACGTGAAAACCGTCAAAAAGCTGCCGTAA
- a CDS encoding GNAT family acetyltransferase, producing MEIRVFRQDDFEEVITLWERCDLLRPWNDPEMDIERKLNHDPELFLVAEVGGEVVGSVMGGYDGHRGSAYYLGVHPDYRGRGIANALINRLEKKLIARGCPKIQIMVREDNDTVVEMYEKLGYEIQGITSLGKRLIEDQEY from the coding sequence ATGGAAATTCGCGTATTTCGACAAGACGACTTTGAAGAAGTCATTACCCTGTGGGAGCGCTGCGATCTGCTGCGCCCCTGGAACGATCCGGAAATGGACATCGAGCGCAAGCTGAACCACGACCCGGAGCTGTTCCTGGTGGCGGAGGTTGGCGGTGAAGTGGTCGGTTCGGTGATGGGCGGCTATGACGGCCACCGCGGATCGGCTTATTACCTCGGGGTGCATCCCGACTATCGCGGGCGCGGCATCGCCAATGCGTTGATCAACCGTCTGGAGAAGAAGTTGATCGCCCGTGGCTGCCCGAAGATCCAGATTATGGTGCGCGAAGACAACGACACGGTGGTCGAGATGTACGAGAAGCTCGGCTACGAGATCCAGGGCATCACCAGCCTGGGCAAGCGGCTGATCGAAGATCAGGAATATTGA